One Halorarum halophilum DNA window includes the following coding sequences:
- a CDS encoding IS5 family transposase, giving the protein MQALPKSRLLRFVEQAFHLARRAVARYSSKFSKQRSTLHQHIVLLCLKVRKDTTYRTLLDELIEMPRIRKAINLTELPAPSTLCKVFDRLDMAIWRVLLNLSVTLLPTNGVVGIDASGFDRSHASKHYTKRTKLTIQQLKVTLLVDTRANALLDLHVTTIRKHDSQIAPSLIKRNTGKVAILLGDKGYDDQKIRALAREDGIRPLIKHREFSSLHKAWNARLDADLYGQRSQNETVNSRLKRKYGAFIRSRRWWKQFHEVVVGCHTHNIEKAL; this is encoded by the coding sequence ATGCAAGCCCTCCCAAAGTCGCGGTTACTTCGGTTTGTTGAGCAGGCATTTCACTTGGCTCGTCGAGCTGTCGCTCGCTACTCTTCGAAGTTTTCGAAACAACGGTCCACACTTCATCAGCACATCGTTCTCCTGTGTCTCAAAGTGCGGAAGGACACGACCTATCGGACTCTCCTCGACGAACTCATCGAGATGCCCCGCATTCGGAAAGCGATTAACCTCACCGAACTCCCTGCGCCGTCAACGCTGTGCAAAGTGTTCGACAGGCTTGATATGGCGATTTGGCGCGTCCTGCTCAACCTCTCAGTCACACTCCTCCCGACTAACGGTGTCGTCGGTATCGATGCCTCGGGATTTGACCGGAGTCACGCCTCGAAACACTACACGAAGCGAACGAAGCTGACGATTCAGCAGTTGAAAGTCACACTTCTCGTGGATACGAGAGCGAATGCCCTCCTCGACCTCCATGTGACGACGATACGAAAACACGACTCACAGATCGCACCGTCGCTCATCAAGCGGAATACCGGGAAAGTAGCGATTCTCCTCGGCGACAAGGGATACGACGACCAGAAGATTCGCGCGTTAGCCCGTGAAGATGGCATTCGTCCCCTGATCAAGCACAGAGAATTTTCGTCGCTCCACAAAGCGTGGAATGCTCGGCTAGACGCCGACCTCTACGGGCAACGTAGTCAGAACGAGACGGTGAACTCTCGCCTGAAACGGAAATATGGCGCATTCATCCGCTCACGACGCTGGTGGAAGCAGTTCCATGAAGTCGTTGTCGGTTGTCACACTCACAACATCGAAAAGGCACTCTGA
- the rdfA gene encoding rod-determining factor RdfA, with product MTGTESAGASDTSSHTKVGRLINEYGLNGIGEELERRWTGEDSERDSLRTLADVFNRRVLERAMLDTGMDPLDGEVSNVYRLLTDEDVSRGVETEVTARLEQEGLDVDLLRKDFVTYQAIRTFLKDVRGASYESDSRSSVERAQSSFARLVGRTTAVVEQKLEQLQSAGRLTLGSFRVRTAVTVYCEDCETQYDVTTLLESGGCECLSED from the coding sequence ATGACCGGGACTGAATCCGCGGGCGCCTCGGATACCTCAAGCCACACGAAAGTGGGCCGCCTCATCAACGAGTACGGGCTGAACGGTATCGGCGAGGAGCTCGAACGCCGCTGGACTGGGGAGGACAGCGAGCGCGACAGTCTGCGGACGCTCGCGGACGTGTTCAACCGCCGCGTGCTCGAACGGGCGATGCTGGACACCGGGATGGACCCCCTGGACGGTGAGGTGTCGAACGTGTATCGGCTCCTCACCGACGAGGACGTCAGCCGCGGCGTCGAGACCGAGGTGACCGCCAGGCTCGAACAGGAGGGCCTCGACGTCGACTTGCTCCGCAAGGACTTCGTGACCTATCAAGCCATCCGGACGTTCCTGAAGGACGTCCGTGGTGCCTCCTATGAGTCCGACTCCCGAAGTAGCGTCGAACGGGCGCAGTCGAGCTTCGCACGCCTCGTCGGCCGGACCACCGCCGTCGTCGAGCAGAAGTTGGAACAGCTCCAGTCCGCCGGGAGGCTGACGCTGGGGAGTTTCCGCGTCCGAACCGCCGTCACGGTCTACTGCGAGGACTGTGAGACCCAGTATGACGTGACGACGCTCCTCGAATCAGGGGGGTGCGAGTGCCTGTCGG